A part of Pseudomonadota bacterium genomic DNA contains:
- a CDS encoding response regulator → MTFNALAIHEGMFNSFFRHANIGMSLTSLQDGSFLMVNPAFCEMLGFTEEELLSIKHANVVHPGDLGEHNSHFTCLVKGKAVSANYELRYRNKSGETLWALVGSFLLNDDNGSQQYLVTHIQDITRVRHLELQLRQAQKLEAIGTLAGGIAHDFNNILAAILGFTSMARDDISESNPARYQLDEVIKAGNRAKDLVKHILTFSRQSDLQRNPMLPDELVNEALDLLRASLPATIEIQRNIASDIGTIMADSTQIHQVIMNLCTNASHAMDENGGILGVTLDRVEMSAADLAEDKGLLPGPFVRIRITDTGTGIAPDIIDRIFEPYFTTKEVGKGSGLGLAVVHGIVKTHGGKITVESEPGKGTAFTIYFPLIEEQYRNAFLDAGPLPTGKERILIIDDETVMVEMTIKILVRLGYEVVGRAGSAEALELFAENPDAFDLIITDQTMPGMTGIKMAEEMLRIRPDIPIILRTGYSSKVDEEKARAIGIKKYALKPIDLRELSAMIRELLDEKASR, encoded by the coding sequence ATGACATTCAATGCCTTGGCCATTCATGAAGGGATGTTCAACAGTTTTTTCAGACACGCCAACATCGGCATGTCTCTGACATCTCTGCAGGACGGCTCTTTCCTGATGGTGAATCCCGCTTTTTGTGAAATGCTTGGCTTCACTGAAGAGGAACTTCTTTCGATCAAACATGCCAATGTGGTTCATCCGGGAGACCTCGGTGAGCATAACAGCCATTTCACCTGTCTTGTCAAAGGGAAAGCGGTCTCGGCGAACTATGAGCTTCGCTATCGAAACAAAAGCGGGGAAACACTGTGGGCCCTTGTCGGATCATTTCTCCTGAACGATGACAACGGCTCCCAGCAATATCTTGTTACCCATATCCAGGATATCACCAGAGTCAGGCATCTTGAACTCCAACTGCGTCAGGCCCAGAAACTGGAGGCCATCGGCACCCTGGCCGGAGGAATCGCGCATGATTTCAATAACATCCTGGCGGCAATCCTTGGATTTACCAGCATGGCCAGAGACGATATATCAGAATCAAATCCCGCCAGATATCAGCTTGATGAGGTGATCAAGGCCGGAAACAGGGCCAAGGATCTGGTCAAACACATCCTGACCTTCAGCAGGCAATCGGACCTGCAGCGAAATCCGATGCTCCCCGACGAACTTGTCAATGAGGCGCTTGATCTTCTTCGTGCCTCCCTGCCGGCAACCATCGAAATCCAAAGAAATATTGCTTCCGATATCGGGACCATCATGGCCGATTCCACCCAGATCCATCAGGTCATCATGAACCTGTGCACCAATGCTTCACATGCAATGGATGAAAATGGCGGCATTCTCGGGGTGACTCTTGACCGTGTTGAGATGTCTGCTGCCGATCTGGCAGAAGATAAGGGTCTGCTCCCGGGTCCGTTTGTACGGATCAGAATCACAGATACCGGGACGGGCATTGCCCCTGATATTATCGATAGAATTTTTGAGCCGTATTTCACAACCAAGGAGGTTGGCAAAGGTTCGGGACTCGGTCTTGCGGTGGTGCATGGCATTGTCAAGACCCATGGCGGCAAAATCACCGTGGAGAGTGAGCCTGGCAAGGGCACGGCATTTACCATATATTTCCCTCTGATCGAGGAACAGTACCGCAATGCTTTCCTGGATGCAGGGCCGCTTCCTACAGGAAAGGAGCGAATTCTCATCATTGATGATGAAACGGTCATGGTTGAGATGACCATCAAAATCCTGGTCCGACTCGGGTATGAAGTTGTCGGCAGGGCAGGGAGTGCGGAAGCGCTGGAACTGTTCGCCGAAAACCCTGACGCATTTGATCTGATCATCACCGACCAGACGATGCCGGGCATGACCGGGATAAAAATGGCCGAAGAGATGCTCAGGATCAGGCCCGATATCCCGATTATTCTCAGAACCGGGTACAGTTCCAAGGTTGATGAGGAAAAGGCGAGGGCTATCGGGATCAAAAAATATGCCCTGAAGCCCATTGACTTAAGAGAACTATCGGCCATGATCCGCGAACTGCTGGATGAAAAGGCGAGCCGCTGA
- a CDS encoding 4Fe-4S binding protein → MTWWTKAIRSLISSEEGERLDLFQVFPGIRRFLATRQHYAYLRTAGDVLFVLVVVSGLFGPAAADSNIAVFLTWGLLWPAIVLSWFFVGRMWCGICPFPGLGVFLQRKGLSLNLPVPRFLQKYGVYSSVFLLALIIWIEVVAGLDQSPVGTSWLVLSIVGGAAILSVLFNGQSWCRHLCPLGRISGAAATLSITEFRPDHSRCRVCETYACRKGNSEKKGCPVYLGAFGVQNNLHCLVCGHCLPLCEFNSPQLLLRNPYSELIRNKGRYITCTYIVPFLIGSQISRFFRLHEEPYHLFTSWLGLSDAMAFSLLLVIGFVVVLALIRLGSLLFGISEDPLFGKFSPLVPVLIPMAFTGELIYRMSYFAAGIGDFLPTIGRQFSLPFLEQISFSVPDFPIQILSAFFMLNGAIAGTYIFWRLCLEDFEGIVLLKNFLCINLLIMTLLILYLAVIF, encoded by the coding sequence TTGACCTGGTGGACCAAAGCCATAAGAAGTCTCATTTCCTCGGAGGAAGGAGAGAGGCTTGACCTGTTCCAGGTTTTTCCCGGAATCCGAAGGTTTCTCGCGACCCGTCAGCACTATGCCTACCTGCGTACCGCCGGTGATGTTCTTTTTGTTCTGGTTGTCGTTTCCGGTCTCTTCGGGCCTGCCGCTGCGGACAGCAATATCGCAGTTTTTCTCACCTGGGGTCTGTTGTGGCCTGCCATCGTACTCAGCTGGTTTTTTGTAGGTCGCATGTGGTGCGGGATCTGCCCCTTTCCGGGGCTCGGCGTTTTTCTGCAGCGCAAAGGACTTTCCCTGAATCTTCCGGTCCCGAGATTTCTTCAGAAATACGGGGTGTATTCCTCGGTTTTTCTCCTTGCTCTCATCATCTGGATCGAAGTGGTCGCAGGTCTTGATCAGTCGCCGGTGGGAACCTCATGGCTGGTCCTTTCCATCGTCGGCGGAGCTGCGATATTAAGTGTTCTTTTCAACGGCCAGTCGTGGTGTCGGCATCTCTGCCCGCTGGGCCGAATCAGCGGGGCGGCGGCAACCCTTTCAATCACGGAGTTCAGACCGGACCATTCCCGATGCCGGGTCTGTGAAACATATGCCTGCCGGAAGGGGAACAGCGAGAAAAAAGGGTGTCCGGTTTATCTCGGCGCCTTCGGGGTCCAGAACAATCTGCATTGTCTGGTTTGTGGCCATTGCCTGCCGTTATGTGAATTCAACTCGCCGCAGCTGCTCCTCAGGAATCCCTATTCAGAGCTGATCAGGAACAAGGGGCGGTATATCACCTGTACCTATATTGTTCCTTTCCTGATCGGCTCGCAGATCTCACGGTTCTTTCGTCTTCATGAAGAGCCGTATCACCTTTTCACCTCCTGGCTTGGACTGTCGGATGCCATGGCCTTCAGTTTGTTACTGGTGATCGGTTTTGTGGTGGTTCTTGCATTGATCAGGCTTGGCTCACTGCTGTTCGGAATAAGTGAGGATCCGCTCTTCGGCAAGTTTTCACCACTTGTTCCGGTGCTTATTCCAATGGCTTTTACCGGAGAGCTGATCTACAGGATGTCATATTTTGCAGCGGGGATTGGCGATTTTCTGCCGACCATCGGCAGGCAGTTTTCCCTTCCTTTTCTGGAACAGATTTCATTTTCGGTTCCGGACTTTCCCATTCAGATTCTTTCTGCTTTTTTCATGCTGAACGGAGCCATTGCCGGGACGTATATTTTCTGGCGATTATGTCTTGAGGATTTTGAAGGGATCGTGCTGCTGAAAAATTTTCTCTGCATCAACCTGCTCATCATGACCCTGCTGATTCTCTACCTTGCGGTGATATTCTGA
- a CDS encoding PAS domain S-box protein, producing SKLKESGHYEKFVGRLICKDGSIKNIEVSSSAVYDNGGEFIGSLDIVRDITARLKTDEDIRRRFETMMSERSDELARTNKLLIEKIKQRQEAEDARRASENKIRRIFESLREDYFFYSRDLAGVFVYLSPSIQDVLGYSRKEFAEHATLYRTANPVNDLAADALKQIRNGRNRASFEQEFVAKDGIIHWLDFSEVPLRDESGKIIGAEGVAHDITDRKLLEKEILKTQKLESTGILAGGIAHDFNNLLSAILGNISLAKIYAEPESKVFEKLEQTEKASWRARDLTQQLLTFAKGGSPVTRPESIEEMVKDSAWFTLRGSNVKCAFHAPDDLMAVDVDEGQICQVIQNIAHNADQAMPDGGNFTVTASNVTIDSSSQLPLSDGPYVLISLKDDGPGISKKDLEKIFDPYFTTKRKGSGLGLAISYSIVRSHGGLITATSVKGQGTEFLIYLPATEHKPLAVVKDDGKSLSRKGSGRILIMDDDEIVREIGCEMLEHLGYRAVAVSDGKMAVDLYQEELAAGDPFDVVILDLTVPGGMGGQETIRQLKVINPDVKGIVSSGYANDEILANHREYGFLTIMPKPYKIEGLNEILKNILSE from the coding sequence TCCAAACTGAAAGAGTCCGGGCATTATGAAAAATTTGTCGGTCGCCTCATCTGCAAGGACGGGTCGATTAAAAATATCGAGGTCAGTTCTTCAGCCGTCTATGATAATGGTGGCGAATTCATAGGTTCTCTCGATATCGTCCGGGATATCACGGCCCGTCTTAAAACCGATGAGGATATCAGAAGGCGGTTTGAAACCATGATGTCCGAACGGTCCGATGAACTCGCCCGGACCAATAAGCTGCTGATTGAAAAGATCAAGCAGCGGCAGGAGGCCGAAGATGCCCGACGGGCCTCCGAAAACAAGATCCGGCGGATCTTTGAGAGTTTACGGGAGGATTATTTTTTCTATTCAAGGGATCTGGCGGGGGTGTTTGTCTACTTAAGCCCGTCTATTCAGGACGTTCTGGGATACAGCCGTAAAGAATTTGCTGAACATGCAACTCTCTACAGGACCGCGAATCCGGTGAACGATCTGGCGGCCGACGCCTTGAAGCAGATCAGAAACGGCAGGAACCGGGCCTCATTCGAGCAGGAATTTGTCGCCAAGGACGGGATTATTCACTGGCTTGATTTCAGTGAAGTCCCCCTGCGGGACGAGTCGGGAAAAATTATCGGCGCTGAAGGGGTGGCCCATGATATCACCGACCGGAAACTGCTGGAAAAGGAGATTCTTAAAACCCAGAAACTGGAATCGACCGGGATTCTGGCCGGCGGCATCGCCCATGATTTCAATAACCTGCTGTCCGCGATCCTCGGGAATATCTCCCTGGCCAAGATATACGCCGAGCCTGAGAGCAAGGTGTTCGAGAAACTTGAACAGACGGAAAAAGCCTCCTGGCGGGCCAGGGACCTTACCCAGCAGCTTCTGACCTTTGCCAAGGGCGGCTCTCCCGTCACCCGACCTGAGTCCATAGAGGAGATGGTCAAGGACTCCGCCTGGTTTACCCTGCGCGGTTCAAACGTGAAGTGTGCGTTCCATGCGCCGGACGACCTGATGGCGGTGGATGTCGATGAAGGGCAGATCTGCCAGGTCATCCAGAATATTGCCCACAATGCCGACCAGGCCATGCCGGACGGTGGGAACTTCACCGTTACCGCCAGCAACGTCACCATCGATTCATCAAGCCAGCTGCCGCTTTCCGACGGCCCCTATGTTCTTATTTCGTTAAAAGACGACGGGCCGGGGATCAGCAAAAAGGACCTTGAGAAAATTTTTGACCCATATTTTACAACCAAAAGAAAGGGGAGCGGCCTCGGACTTGCGATAAGCTATTCCATCGTGAGGAGCCACGGCGGACTCATCACCGCCACATCCGTCAAGGGACAAGGCACCGAGTTTCTGATTTATCTGCCGGCGACTGAACACAAGCCTTTGGCCGTGGTAAAAGATGACGGCAAAAGTCTGTCCCGCAAGGGGAGCGGAAGAATCCTGATCATGGACGATGACGAGATTGTCAGGGAAATCGGTTGCGAAATGCTCGAACATCTCGGTTACCGGGCGGTTGCGGTCAGCGACGGAAAAATGGCCGTTGATCTCTATCAGGAGGAACTGGCGGCGGGGGACCCATTTGATGTGGTGATTCTTGATCTCACTGTTCCCGGTGGCATGGGGGGGCAGGAGACAATCCGGCAGCTCAAGGTGATCAATCCGGACGTCAAGGGGATTGTCTCCAGCGGTTATGCCAACGATGAGATTCTCGCCAATCATCGTGAGTACGGGTTTCTGACAATAATGCCCAAACCTTACAAGATTGAAGGCCTCAACGAAATTCTGAAAAACATCCTCTCGGAGTGA
- a CDS encoding HDOD domain-containing protein translates to MGKKYSIMVVDHDSENLDKFRTFLVGKGHLSNFCTSMSEAKSLMIGVYPDVFISRLDVEDDDGDILPYVSKNFPNAIRIAYDDKEKESDLMRQVASGNAHRYLCLPWDATRIKNALSKDIYTRSRISLHRCWKFIVKNKIKPALPEIVKDIEVLIRDEEFSFDKLVRLIEKDPVITANILKVVNSAAFAKNGTIGDLYHAVTYLGVSRVRELVLFICAKEAVTLHRKFSEHAREVADHCYKCSRLAGLIAEEILPGREKSTTTAALLHDIGKFLFFTYAENNPYLQFKELKSFFDMASSEYEVEEFGVTHAQLGGALMLWWNLPMTIVETAANHNMPLDKLNGIVRVVAIADRCLLEAHPGNTIQTDLNLIADKFPVDNWRKIAQKLHQDGENPFD, encoded by the coding sequence ATGGGAAAAAAGTATTCTATCATGGTGGTTGACCATGATTCTGAGAATCTTGACAAGTTCCGGACTTTCCTGGTCGGCAAGGGACATCTCTCAAACTTCTGTACTTCCATGTCCGAAGCGAAATCGCTGATGATCGGGGTTTATCCTGATGTCTTTATCTCCAGACTGGATGTCGAGGATGATGACGGTGACATCCTGCCGTATGTCAGTAAAAATTTCCCGAATGCCATCAGAATTGCTTATGACGACAAGGAAAAAGAATCCGATCTGATGCGTCAGGTCGCTTCAGGCAATGCCCATCGCTATCTGTGTCTCCCCTGGGATGCGACCAGAATAAAAAATGCCCTTTCAAAAGACATTTACACCAGATCAAGAATCAGTCTGCACCGCTGCTGGAAGTTTATCGTCAAAAACAAGATAAAACCTGCCCTGCCGGAGATTGTCAAAGATATCGAGGTACTGATCAGGGATGAGGAGTTTTCGTTTGACAAACTGGTGCGTCTCATCGAAAAAGATCCGGTGATCACCGCAAATATCCTCAAGGTTGTCAATTCGGCCGCATTTGCAAAAAACGGCACCATCGGCGATCTTTATCATGCCGTGACCTACCTCGGGGTTTCGCGGGTCCGGGAGCTTGTGCTGTTTATCTGTGCAAAAGAAGCAGTCACGTTACACCGGAAATTCTCCGAACATGCCCGGGAAGTCGCAGACCACTGCTACAAGTGCAGTCGACTGGCCGGCCTGATTGCTGAAGAGATTCTGCCGGGCAGGGAAAAATCAACAACCACTGCGGCCCTGCTCCATGATATCGGTAAATTTCTCTTTTTCACCTACGCCGAAAACAACCCTTATCTTCAGTTTAAAGAGCTTAAAAGTTTCTTTGACATGGCCTCTTCGGAATATGAGGTAGAAGAGTTTGGGGTTACCCATGCCCAGCTCGGCGGCGCCCTGATGCTCTGGTGGAACCTGCCGATGACCATTGTCGAGACTGCTGCCAATCACAATATGCCGCTTGACAAGCTCAATGGAATCGTTCGGGTTGTGGCCATCGCTGACCGGTGTCTGCTCGAGGCACACCCCGGAAACACTATCCAGACCGATCTCAACCTGATTGCCGATAAGTTTCCCGTTGATAACTGGCGGAAGATTGCTCAGAAACTTCATCAGGATGGGGAGAATCCTTTCGACTGA
- the mgtE gene encoding magnesium transporter: protein MKGSVKRELIGNEGMVILDTLRRLIRRNAVENLLKLLQKTHPADIAWVFRHLNPDERKFTFNIIAQTEAISEFLSELDQSIMLELVETLTPQFMTTIIKAMASDDAADILEVLPKDLANEIRRLMGKEDREEVDELLQYLPDTAGGLMSPDFMSLDEELSVGDAIQKIQERSEEMEMSFYLYITHGDDEQLSGVLSMRELLMHPPYRLLKNIMNPNVLAVATDTDQSEVAHIVAQYNFLAIPVVDSSYNLVGIVTVDDVIDVIRAEATEDFLQMAGAGKDREILLKSTIDNALIRAPWLFASWLGGLIAVFIITFFEEELSKVIALAAFIPIVMGMGGNIATQSSTIVVRGIATGRINMKALANVIFKEMRVGLILGAFYGIFLGLIAHFGYLETANFGIVIGLSVLFAMTLATTVGTFVPLILRRLDIDAAIATGPFVTTAIDILGVSAYFLIAKLILNL, encoded by the coding sequence ATGAAAGGCAGCGTCAAAAGAGAACTCATCGGCAATGAAGGAATGGTCATTCTCGACACCCTGCGGCGCCTGATCCGCAGAAATGCCGTTGAAAATCTGTTGAAGCTGCTCCAGAAGACTCATCCTGCAGATATTGCCTGGGTTTTTCGACATCTCAACCCCGACGAAAGAAAATTCACTTTCAATATTATTGCCCAGACGGAAGCCATCAGCGAGTTCTTAAGCGAACTCGACCAGTCCATCATGCTGGAGCTTGTTGAAACCCTCACCCCCCAGTTCATGACCACGATCATCAAGGCCATGGCATCGGACGATGCCGCTGATATCCTGGAGGTTCTTCCCAAGGATCTTGCCAATGAAATCCGCCGCCTGATGGGCAAGGAAGACCGGGAAGAGGTCGATGAACTCCTGCAATATCTTCCAGACACCGCCGGAGGGCTGATGTCTCCGGATTTCATGTCTCTTGACGAGGAGCTGAGTGTCGGGGATGCGATCCAGAAAATCCAGGAGCGCAGTGAGGAGATGGAGATGTCTTTCTATCTCTATATCACCCACGGTGATGATGAGCAGCTGTCGGGTGTTCTTTCAATGCGGGAGCTGCTCATGCATCCGCCTTACCGGCTATTGAAAAACATCATGAATCCGAACGTGCTGGCCGTTGCCACCGATACCGACCAGAGCGAGGTCGCCCATATCGTGGCCCAGTATAATTTTCTGGCCATCCCGGTTGTGGATTCCTCCTACAATCTGGTCGGTATCGTCACCGTTGATGATGTGATCGATGTTATCCGGGCCGAGGCCACCGAAGATTTCCTGCAGATGGCCGGCGCCGGTAAAGACCGTGAAATTCTGCTGAAATCGACGATCGACAATGCCCTGATTAGGGCGCCCTGGCTTTTTGCGAGCTGGCTCGGTGGTCTTATAGCGGTGTTCATTATCACCTTCTTTGAAGAGGAACTCAGCAAAGTGATCGCCCTCGCCGCCTTTATCCCGATAGTTATGGGTATGGGCGGTAATATTGCCACCCAGTCGAGCACCATTGTGGTGCGAGGTATTGCCACCGGCAGAATCAACATGAAGGCCCTGGCCAATGTTATTTTCAAGGAGATGAGAGTCGGTCTGATTCTTGGTGCATTTTACGGTATTTTTCTTGGCCTGATCGCTCATTTCGGCTATCTGGAAACTGCCAATTTCGGCATAGTCATCGGTCTGTCCGTTCTTTTCGCAATGACACTGGCAACAACGGTCGGCACCTTTGTCCCTCTCATTCTGCGTCGCCTGGATATTGACGCGGCAATCGCTACCGGCCCTTTCGTTACCACCGCCATTGATATACTTGGTGTGTCCGCCTATTTCCTGATCGCCAAACTCATCCTCAATCTTTGA
- a CDS encoding leucyl aminopeptidase, whose amino-acid sequence MIKVSSRPFAESREDTAVCFVYQNSKKQVYSSDKGISEYITQACKSGDFKGKEGETLLFYPTMTGGTARGKRVARVLVIGLGKDEPDLEMFRKAGGAAAAAAVKTKAATISVELPACKSLTEMEIAGAITEGLVLGTYQFNKYKNVDTEDDKPGKIQSITLHARKGEKIETASARALVTAEAVCLARDMANEPGNFWTPEHFEKAGRKIAKKHGLSCTVMNSAAMKMMRMGGILGVSQGSARPPKMVTLEYRSGEKNPTLLLVGKGLTFDSGGISLKPGLGMQDMKFDMCGGAAVLAVMQAIGALKPKGINVVGIVPAAENLPGPEALKPGDVITHYNGKTVEVQNTDAEGRLILADALAYGIKKHKPAAVIDLATLTGAVIIGLGHHLTGLMSNDEKLATALLRSGEKTGEPLWRLPLGKEYRKQLDSRIADLKNIGGKSAGTITAACFLQEFVGKTPWAHLDIAGTAWDYTKKSYVPEGPSGVGVRTLVDLVMNWKKE is encoded by the coding sequence ATGATCAAGGTGAGCAGCAGGCCATTTGCTGAAAGCAGGGAGGACACCGCAGTCTGCTTTGTCTATCAGAACAGTAAAAAACAGGTGTATTCATCGGACAAGGGAATATCCGAATATATCACCCAGGCCTGCAAGTCAGGTGATTTTAAAGGGAAGGAAGGCGAGACGCTTCTTTTCTATCCGACGATGACCGGAGGAACTGCCCGGGGAAAAAGGGTTGCGAGGGTCTTGGTTATCGGTTTGGGCAAGGATGAGCCGGACCTGGAAATGTTCCGCAAGGCCGGTGGTGCGGCTGCCGCTGCAGCAGTGAAGACTAAGGCGGCAACCATCAGTGTTGAGCTGCCCGCATGCAAGTCTTTGACGGAGATGGAGATTGCCGGAGCGATCACGGAAGGGCTTGTTCTGGGGACCTACCAGTTCAACAAATATAAGAATGTTGACACAGAGGATGACAAACCAGGAAAAATACAAAGCATTACCCTGCACGCGAGAAAAGGGGAAAAGATCGAGACGGCATCCGCCAGGGCCCTGGTTACTGCCGAAGCAGTCTGCCTGGCTAGAGACATGGCGAATGAGCCGGGAAATTTCTGGACCCCGGAACATTTTGAAAAAGCCGGACGGAAAATTGCCAAAAAACACGGTCTCTCCTGTACCGTTATGAACAGCGCCGCCATGAAGATGATGCGCATGGGTGGCATTCTCGGGGTAAGTCAGGGTTCGGCCCGGCCCCCCAAGATGGTGACCCTTGAATACCGTTCCGGTGAAAAGAATCCGACCCTGCTTCTGGTCGGCAAGGGATTGACCTTCGATTCCGGCGGTATTTCCCTGAAACCGGGGCTCGGGATGCAGGATATGAAGTTCGATATGTGCGGCGGCGCGGCAGTCCTGGCGGTGATGCAGGCGATAGGCGCCCTGAAACCGAAAGGAATCAATGTAGTCGGTATTGTGCCGGCCGCGGAGAATCTTCCCGGCCCGGAGGCCCTGAAGCCCGGCGATGTCATCACCCATTACAACGGCAAAACGGTGGAAGTGCAGAACACCGATGCCGAAGGCCGCCTGATCCTTGCTGATGCACTCGCCTATGGGATCAAAAAACACAAGCCGGCAGCGGTGATTGACCTGGCAACCCTTACCGGTGCTGTGATCATAGGCCTTGGCCACCATCTCACCGGCTTGATGAGCAATGATGAAAAACTTGCAACTGCCCTGTTGCGGAGTGGAGAAAAAACCGGAGAGCCCCTGTGGCGTCTCCCCCTCGGGAAAGAGTATCGAAAACAGCTTGACTCCAGAATCGCCGATCTGAAAAACATCGGCGGCAAATCTGCCGGAACCATCACTGCCGCCTGTTTTCTCCAGGAATTTGTCGGAAAAACACCCTGGGCCCATCTTGATATTGCCGGGACCGCGTGGGATTATACGAAAAAATCATATGTGCCTGAAGGACCCTCCGGTGTCGGGGTCAGGACACTTGTCGATCTTGTCATGAACTGGAAGAAAGAATAG
- a CDS encoding hemolysin family protein: MAVGISAICSILEAALYSVPLTHIEILDKKGVGSAKALRSLKADIHRPITAILTLNTIANTMGAAVAGAAAAAVFGESRLALFSAAFTMTILIFSEILPKTIGVAYCREISPWIALPITLMVKILTPIIWFFQALTRMIPRHNNKYPASQDEVKAIAALSRKSGEIDSQEEKVIGNILELKNKYVIDVMTPRTVTFSLDENLTVAEALTHANKWNYHSRVPVYNRKPDEITGIVLRKDVLQAAAEGMDSIKISTMIHPAHFVPESARLSRTMLDFFEMKRHLFVVVDEYGSVTGVISLEDIIEEIVGHEIMDESDQTQDMRALAKKKQKKRAAENRKSGNIS, from the coding sequence ATGGCTGTCGGCATTTCCGCAATATGCAGTATCCTGGAGGCAGCGCTTTACTCCGTCCCTTTGACCCATATTGAGATACTGGACAAAAAGGGGGTCGGATCGGCAAAAGCCCTCCGCTCTCTGAAGGCCGATATTCATAGACCGATCACCGCCATCCTCACCCTGAACACGATCGCCAACACCATGGGCGCCGCGGTGGCAGGCGCTGCAGCCGCGGCAGTTTTCGGGGAGTCGCGACTGGCGCTTTTTTCTGCAGCTTTCACCATGACCATCCTGATTTTCTCGGAAATTCTCCCCAAGACCATCGGCGTCGCCTATTGCCGGGAAATCTCCCCCTGGATTGCTTTGCCGATCACCTTGATGGTGAAAATCCTGACCCCGATCATCTGGTTCTTCCAGGCCCTGACCAGAATGATTCCGAGGCACAACAATAAATACCCGGCCTCCCAGGACGAGGTGAAGGCCATTGCGGCATTAAGCCGGAAATCAGGAGAAATAGACTCCCAGGAAGAGAAAGTCATCGGGAACATCCTGGAACTTAAAAACAAATATGTAATCGACGTGATGACCCCGAGAACCGTTACTTTCAGCCTTGATGAAAACCTCACCGTCGCGGAGGCATTAACCCACGCCAACAAATGGAATTATCACAGCAGGGTTCCGGTCTACAATCGCAAACCGGACGAAATAACCGGTATTGTCTTACGAAAAGACGTGCTTCAGGCTGCCGCCGAAGGAATGGACAGCATAAAAATTTCTACCATGATTCATCCCGCCCACTTTGTACCTGAATCGGCAAGACTCAGCAGAACCATGCTCGATTTCTTTGAAATGAAACGCCACCTTTTCGTGGTTGTCGATGAATACGGCAGTGTGACCGGTGTCATCAGTCTTGAGGATATCATTGAAGAGATCGTCGGCCATGAAATTATGGACGAGTCCGACCAGACCCAGGATATGCGAGCCCTTGCCAAGAAAAAACAGAAAAAGAGAGCGGCTGAAAACAGAAAAAGCGGCAATATCAGCTGA
- a CDS encoding trypsin-like peptidase domain-containing protein, which translates to MYSSKPQSFRDRVPTYLVWALCLFALWHIFVPDRLPVTDPDAVPRSVTPSGNLADDERNTISLFKNASPSVVYINSIELRRDFFSLNVYEIPRGTGSGFVWDHEGRIVTNFHVIGDAGRVEVTLADNSTWKASLVGAAPDRDLAVLQISAPPERLKPITVGDSETLQVGQKVFAIGNPFGLDQTITSGIVSALGREIKSVTGRTIQGVIQTDAAINPGNSGGPLLDSSGRLIGVNTMIYSPSGGSAGIGFAVPVESVNRVVPQIIRHGKVIRPGLGVTLASREIHDRLGIKGVLIISVSKGGAADRAGLRGTRKSWGDIILGDIIIAVDTHQVSDYDELRNVLDNYRVGDQITVVVIRDQKKLELQLTLEEVG; encoded by the coding sequence ATGTACAGTTCAAAACCCCAGTCTTTTCGGGACAGGGTCCCGACTTACCTGGTTTGGGCCCTCTGCCTTTTTGCCCTCTGGCATATCTTCGTACCCGACCGGCTCCCGGTAACCGATCCTGATGCCGTTCCGAGGAGTGTCACCCCGAGCGGAAATCTGGCTGATGATGAGCGGAACACGATCAGTCTCTTCAAGAATGCATCACCTTCGGTTGTCTACATCAACAGCATAGAATTGCGCAGGGACTTTTTCAGCCTGAATGTTTATGAGATTCCGCGGGGTACCGGTTCCGGGTTTGTCTGGGATCATGAAGGGCGGATTGTTACCAATTTTCACGTGATTGGCGATGCCGGCAGGGTTGAGGTTACTCTTGCCGACAACTCAACCTGGAAGGCATCCCTGGTTGGCGCCGCTCCAGACCGGGACCTTGCCGTGCTGCAGATCTCGGCTCCTCCGGAACGATTAAAACCCATTACCGTCGGCGACTCGGAAACCCTGCAGGTCGGGCAGAAGGTTTTTGCCATCGGCAATCCCTTCGGGCTTGACCAGACGATCACCAGCGGCATTGTCAGCGCCCTCGGCCGTGAGATCAAATCTGTGACCGGCCGGACCATCCAGGGGGTCATCCAGACCGATGCGGCCATCAACCCCGGGAATTCCGGCGGCCCTCTTCTCGACAGTTCAGGAAGGCTTATCGGTGTGAACACCATGATTTACAGCCCTTCAGGAGGGAGCGCCGGGATCGGTTTTGCGGTGCCGGTTGAATCCGTCAACCGGGTTGTCCCACAGATCATCAGACACGGCAAGGTGATCAGGCCCGGTCTCGGGGTGACTCTGGCGAGTCGTGAAATCCATGACCGCCTTGGTATCAAGGGGGTTCTGATCATCAGCGTCAGCAAGGGCGGCGCTGCAGACAGGGCTGGTCTCCGGGGGACAAGAAAGTCCTGGGGAGATATCATTCTCGGCGATATCATCATTGCTGTTGATACGCATCAGGTCAGTGATTATGATGAACTGCGCAATGTTCTTGATAATTACAGGGTTGGTGATCAGATTACAGTGGTCGTGATCAGGGATCAGAAAAAGCTCGAACTGCAACTCACTCTCGAAGAGGTCGGTTGA